One part of the Leptolyngbya sp. FACHB-261 genome encodes these proteins:
- a CDS encoding aldo/keto reductase has translation MASKRDESSKQNSAWELNRRQLLRSIGFIGAGAGAVLAEHILQSNDQAEAAEASGPATETPAETPLAQAPTRPASGEIPRRPLGKTGVQVSALGLGGATLGQAKSKEEAIRITHEAIDNGITFMDNAWEYNNHRSEEWMGDALQGRRDQAFLMTKVCTHGRDRRVAMQQLEESLRRLKTDYVDLWQIHEVVYYNDPEMIFRPNGAIEALEQAKKEGKVRFVGFTGHKDPALHLKMLAYDYPFDTVQLPLNCFDASFMSFEKQVLPELSKRQIAAIGMKSLSGNGAAVKQGVVTAQEALRYALSLPVATVVSGIDSLEVLRQNLAIARGLQPMTQTEKQALRDRCARYASDGRFELFKTSKQFDADEGRLQHGFPPQSQTQT, from the coding sequence ATGGCCAGCAAGCGGGATGAATCAAGTAAGCAGAATTCAGCTTGGGAGCTGAATCGGCGCCAACTTCTGAGAAGCATCGGCTTCATTGGTGCAGGTGCAGGCGCCGTACTAGCAGAACACATCCTGCAATCCAACGACCAAGCTGAAGCCGCAGAAGCCTCTGGCCCTGCTACTGAAACTCCTGCTGAAACTCCCCTGGCTCAAGCTCCAACTCGCCCTGCCTCAGGAGAGATTCCCCGTCGCCCCTTAGGCAAAACTGGCGTGCAGGTGTCTGCCCTCGGCTTGGGCGGCGCAACTCTGGGACAGGCCAAGAGCAAAGAGGAGGCGATCCGGATCACGCACGAAGCGATCGATAACGGCATCACCTTCATGGACAACGCCTGGGAATACAACAACCACCGCAGCGAAGAGTGGATGGGCGACGCCTTGCAGGGACGGCGCGACCAAGCGTTCCTGATGACCAAAGTCTGCACCCACGGGCGTGACCGTCGAGTGGCCATGCAGCAGCTTGAGGAATCCCTGCGCCGTCTTAAAACTGACTATGTAGATCTGTGGCAAATCCACGAAGTCGTCTACTACAACGACCCAGAAATGATCTTTCGCCCCAATGGTGCCATTGAAGCCTTGGAGCAGGCGAAAAAAGAAGGGAAAGTGCGCTTCGTCGGCTTCACCGGCCACAAGGATCCGGCGCTCCACCTCAAGATGCTCGCCTACGACTATCCGTTTGACACCGTACAACTGCCCCTCAACTGCTTTGATGCCAGCTTTATGAGCTTCGAGAAGCAGGTTCTGCCGGAACTCAGCAAGCGACAAATCGCCGCAATTGGCATGAAAAGCTTAAGCGGCAATGGAGCTGCCGTAAAACAAGGCGTGGTGACGGCCCAAGAAGCTCTGCGCTACGCGCTGAGTCTGCCGGTTGCAACAGTGGTTAGTGGCATTGATTCCCTAGAGGTGTTGCGGCAGAACCTGGCCATTGCTCGTGGCCTGCAACCCATGACTCAAACCGAAAAGCAGGCTTTGCGCGATCGCTGTGCTAGATACGCCTCAGACGGACGCTTTGAGCTATTCAAAACGTCTAAGCAATTTGATGCCGATGAAGGCAGACTCCAGCATGGCTTTCCGCCTCAAAGCCAAACACAAACCTAA
- a CDS encoding tetratricopeptide repeat protein, with amino-acid sequence MSHDSESQAEFFYQQGIAQGQTQEYEAALASFEQAIALKPDYPEAWYEQSLALWHLKRFEACLAKLNQAVILKPDYWQAWNMRGMILKFPLLRAEEALTCFERALELDASDPAVWRNRSQVLSVLGRHPEALASCDQALVLRNSAPELWDDHGNVLCDLERYEEAIASYDQALELQPDNAQVWNNRGLALLSLKRYEEALANYDQGLELVPDDEALLSNRTSVVKTLQRLKRVVSDGQSFY; translated from the coding sequence ATGAGCCACGATTCTGAATCACAAGCTGAATTCTTTTACCAACAGGGGATCGCTCAGGGGCAAACGCAGGAATATGAGGCCGCTCTGGCTAGCTTTGAACAGGCCATCGCTCTAAAACCTGACTATCCAGAAGCCTGGTACGAACAAAGCCTGGCTTTATGGCACCTGAAACGCTTTGAAGCTTGCCTCGCTAAGCTAAACCAAGCCGTTATCCTAAAGCCCGATTATTGGCAGGCTTGGAATATGCGGGGAATGATCCTGAAGTTTCCTTTGCTACGCGCCGAAGAAGCCCTGACTTGTTTTGAACGAGCGCTTGAGCTAGATGCCAGCGATCCGGCGGTGTGGCGAAACCGAAGCCAGGTGCTATCGGTACTAGGCCGTCACCCAGAAGCACTAGCTAGCTGCGACCAAGCCTTAGTATTACGCAACAGCGCACCGGAGTTATGGGATGACCACGGCAATGTGTTGTGCGATCTGGAACGCTATGAAGAAGCCATAGCCAGCTACGACCAAGCCCTAGAACTCCAGCCAGACAATGCTCAAGTCTGGAATAATCGAGGTTTGGCATTATTGAGTTTGAAGCGTTATGAAGAAGCACTCGCCAACTATGACCAAGGGCTTGAACTTGTACCAGACGATGAGGCTCTCCTAAGCAATCGGACCAGCGTTGTAAAGACTTTGCAGCGGCTAAAGCGAGTAGTTAGCGATGGCCAGTCCTTCTATTAG
- a CDS encoding calcium-binding protein codes for MTLVGNDYGYQGPGNDYMFGGAGNDYMDGFGGNDYAYGYEGDDTLHGGEGNDYLYGDDGNDVLTGTKASEWNAGQGEIDQLTGGFGADTFVLGDFAEAYYSDANSWGLGTQDYALITDFNPWQDQIRLHGSSSDYVIGGSEISGASDLGIYQIQGSSFELIAVLQDTSFWSVSLDNSSQFVYV; via the coding sequence ATGACTCTCGTTGGCAATGATTATGGGTATCAAGGTCCTGGAAATGACTACATGTTTGGTGGAGCAGGTAATGATTATATGGACGGGTTTGGGGGCAATGATTACGCGTATGGTTATGAGGGCGACGATACCCTACATGGCGGTGAAGGTAATGACTATCTCTATGGTGATGATGGCAACGATGTCCTGACAGGTACGAAAGCTTCTGAGTGGAATGCTGGTCAAGGTGAGATTGACCAACTGACGGGTGGCTTTGGAGCCGATACCTTTGTTTTGGGTGACTTTGCAGAAGCTTATTACAGCGATGCTAACTCGTGGGGATTGGGCACGCAAGATTACGCTTTGATTACTGACTTTAATCCTTGGCAAGATCAAATCAGACTGCATGGTTCGAGTTCTGATTATGTGATTGGCGGTTCTGAGATTTCGGGGGCTTCAGATTTAGGGATTTATCAGATACAAGGTAGTTCCTTTGAACTGATTGCTGTTCTGCAAGATACTTCGTTCTGGTCTGTTAGTTTGGACAACTCCAGCCAGTTTGTTTATGTCTAG
- a CDS encoding manganese catalase family protein gives MFFHKKEPIHAVNVAEAHPRFAQLLLEQFGGATGELTAALQYWVQSFHCENAGIRDMLQDIAIEEFSHLELVGKLIEGHTKNVDQTEAFKSTLFAVRGVGPHLLDSQGSAWTAAYVNEGGDVVRDLRANLGAEAGARQTYEQLIKLAPDEGTKKTLVHLLTREISHTQMFMSALDSLGKLTDPMFGNIKPDDTVDIYYNLSQNGQDQRGPWNSEPKFRYVADPAPQK, from the coding sequence ATGTTTTTTCACAAAAAAGAACCAATTCATGCCGTCAATGTTGCTGAGGCTCATCCCCGTTTCGCCCAGCTGCTGCTTGAGCAGTTTGGTGGCGCTACTGGGGAATTAACCGCTGCATTGCAGTATTGGGTCCAGTCATTTCACTGCGAGAATGCGGGCATCCGTGACATGCTCCAAGACATTGCCATTGAAGAGTTTAGCCACCTAGAGTTGGTTGGCAAACTGATCGAAGGGCACACCAAGAACGTAGACCAAACTGAAGCTTTCAAAAGCACCTTATTTGCAGTTCGGGGTGTTGGTCCTCACCTTCTAGATAGCCAAGGTTCGGCTTGGACTGCCGCCTACGTAAACGAGGGTGGTGATGTGGTGCGTGACTTGCGGGCCAACCTCGGCGCAGAAGCCGGAGCCCGTCAGACTTACGAACAGCTGATTAAGCTGGCACCTGATGAAGGTACCAAGAAAACATTGGTCCATTTGCTGACCCGTGAGATTTCGCATACGCAAATGTTCATGTCAGCCTTGGATTCTTTGGGCAAGCTGACTGATCCCATGTTCGGCAATATCAAACCTGATGACACAGTAGATATTTACTACAACCTGTCTCAGAATGGGCAAGACCAACGGGGTCCTTGGAATTCTGAACCCAAATTTAGGTACGTTGCTGATCCAGCTCCACAGAAGTAA
- a CDS encoding DUF4079 domain-containing protein → MEAFESLNTYLRTLPDPIVQWGHPLMMAIVLFVVGNVVAAQGWRARQYKDEQARQFHRLWAPLLLTFIALGYVGGVWSLVLQHKRIMHSPHFWTGTVAVVLLALNGAISLSGFLGNQDKLRTFHAVFGVLVLSLLFVHAAFGVRLGLALNS, encoded by the coding sequence TTGGAAGCCTTTGAATCTCTAAATACCTACCTGCGGACCCTGCCAGACCCCATCGTGCAGTGGGGGCACCCGCTAATGATGGCTATCGTTCTTTTCGTGGTGGGTAATGTTGTTGCCGCTCAGGGTTGGCGAGCCCGACAGTACAAAGATGAGCAGGCCCGCCAGTTTCATCGCCTCTGGGCTCCGTTGCTGCTGACTTTCATTGCCTTGGGCTATGTGGGTGGCGTCTGGTCACTGGTGTTGCAGCACAAACGGATCATGCACAGCCCCCATTTTTGGACTGGAACGGTGGCAGTGGTGCTTTTAGCCTTGAACGGGGCCATTTCACTCAGCGGCTTCTTGGGCAACCAGGATAAGCTACGCACCTTTCATGCAGTGTTTGGCGTTCTGGTGCTGTCGCTGTTGTTTGTCCATGCAGCATTTGGCGTTCGCTTAGGGCTGGCCCTGAACAGTTGA
- a CDS encoding tetratricopeptide repeat protein: protein MRTQLISLLSSALIVSLAPQPALLAQQTTAPQLLEQANTLLQTGNAAGAAAAYRRAIELNSQFAPAYYGLGVALRQQRDLPGAIAAHRQAITINPNYAPAHYGLGLALYDQGKLDEAVAQYRRAIAIEPTAQSHYNLGLAYRGLRNTNEEINAYRQAIQVDARYAPAYYSLGLALRAQNDNAGAVTAYRRAIELNPRNAAAHYALGIALYEQGQKPEAIAAYRRAIELEPNVAGSHYNLGVVLADQGDRAAAAAEFRRAIQLNPNLADAHLSLGNTLLAQNDVRGATAAFEQAGRLSANSTTVQLALANAYAQQQNWPSAVAAYRRILQQEPNNAVANRNLGNALQAQGDLPGAIAAYRRAAEIAPRDAVVHNALGLALQTQKDLPGAIAAFRRATEADSRSSAAFYNLGNALQANGDSAGAAQAYQRSIALGPQSEVYRDYNNLGVALFSQQQYDEAASAYRQAISLKPDYASSHFNLGILLATQGKATEALQSYQRALELYRTQGNRQAAAEAETAIRNLRGS from the coding sequence ATGAGAACGCAGCTTATCTCCCTGTTGAGCAGTGCCCTGATTGTCAGTCTTGCTCCCCAACCCGCGCTGCTGGCTCAGCAGACCACGGCACCTCAGTTACTAGAGCAGGCGAATACCTTGCTCCAGACGGGTAATGCCGCGGGAGCCGCCGCCGCCTATCGTCGCGCCATTGAGCTGAACAGTCAGTTTGCGCCAGCCTACTACGGTCTGGGGGTAGCCCTGCGACAACAGCGCGATCTGCCCGGTGCCATAGCCGCTCATCGGCAGGCCATCACCATTAACCCCAACTACGCCCCGGCTCATTACGGTCTGGGCCTTGCCCTGTATGACCAAGGCAAGCTAGACGAAGCTGTCGCTCAGTACCGACGGGCTATTGCGATTGAGCCAACTGCCCAGTCGCACTACAACCTGGGCCTAGCCTATCGGGGCTTACGCAATACCAACGAGGAAATCAACGCCTACCGTCAGGCCATCCAGGTGGATGCCCGCTACGCTCCGGCCTACTACAGCTTAGGGCTGGCGCTGCGAGCCCAAAATGACAATGCGGGGGCAGTCACGGCCTACCGTCGTGCCATCGAACTCAACCCACGCAACGCCGCGGCTCACTATGCTCTAGGCATCGCCCTCTACGAGCAGGGCCAAAAACCAGAGGCCATTGCCGCCTATCGTCGGGCCATTGAGTTAGAACCCAATGTGGCAGGTAGCCACTACAACCTGGGCGTGGTTCTAGCCGATCAGGGGGACCGCGCAGCTGCTGCAGCCGAATTCCGCCGCGCCATTCAGCTCAATCCCAACTTGGCCGATGCTCACCTCAGCCTGGGTAATACGCTCCTGGCCCAAAACGATGTACGCGGTGCCACTGCCGCTTTCGAGCAGGCTGGTCGTCTAAGCGCCAACTCGACTACGGTCCAACTTGCCCTGGCTAATGCCTATGCTCAGCAGCAAAATTGGCCCTCAGCCGTTGCCGCTTACCGTCGCATCCTGCAACAAGAGCCCAACAATGCTGTAGCCAACCGCAACCTGGGCAACGCGCTTCAGGCCCAGGGTGATCTGCCGGGTGCGATTGCCGCCTACCGTCGGGCCGCAGAGATTGCACCACGGGACGCGGTGGTGCATAACGCCTTAGGTTTAGCCCTGCAAACTCAGAAGGATTTGCCCGGTGCGATCGCCGCTTTTCGTCGAGCCACCGAAGCAGATAGCCGTTCCAGTGCTGCTTTCTACAATCTCGGCAACGCTCTGCAAGCCAATGGCGATTCAGCCGGAGCGGCACAGGCCTATCAACGCAGCATCGCACTAGGGCCACAGAGCGAGGTCTACCGCGACTACAACAACTTAGGCGTGGCGCTGTTCTCGCAACAACAATACGACGAGGCGGCAAGCGCCTATCGTCAGGCGATCAGCCTCAAGCCCGACTATGCCAGCTCCCACTTCAATCTTGGGATTCTGCTGGCGACTCAGGGCAAGGCAACCGAGGCCTTGCAGTCTTATCAGCGAGCCCTAGAACTCTACCGCACTCAGGGCAATCGACAAGCGGCTGCCGAGGCAGAAACCGCAATCCGTAATCTGCGAGGAAGTTGA
- the psb34 gene encoding photosystem II assembly protein Psb34 — MSGYTQDERGILNNYATEPVMYLADSPSSEQQRFYVFQGVAASALVGLLILTALSVSTVG; from the coding sequence ATGAGCGGTTACACCCAAGACGAGCGCGGCATCCTCAACAACTACGCCACTGAGCCCGTCATGTACCTGGCTGACTCCCCCTCTTCGGAGCAGCAACGGTTTTACGTCTTCCAAGGTGTGGCTGCTTCTGCCCTTGTCGGTCTACTGATCCTGACCGCTCTATCAGTCAGCACCGTCGGCTAG
- a CDS encoding S-layer homology domain-containing protein, which translates to MRRVFATLSLITLLQSLPAAAYAQAIPSTQGPTDPIEQVVAARLMTPYQDGNFHPERFISRAELASILVKTFQLDKRVAASRESLVQVPDVPTNHWAYNDIQTVLKTGIMRGYRGNLFFPNQNINRAEAFSIIAQAYGVFQFPDQTVRTILARYPDASQIPGWAQKSMATALYVGLVNTDERGNIVPANPMTRGDMAYALSQYLNIPEQGPTTAWEEDSHQEQ; encoded by the coding sequence ATGCGTCGAGTCTTTGCAACTCTCTCCCTGATCACCCTGCTGCAATCCTTACCCGCAGCAGCCTATGCTCAGGCTATTCCTTCAACTCAAGGACCGACTGATCCGATTGAACAGGTGGTTGCAGCCCGTTTGATGACGCCCTATCAGGATGGTAATTTTCATCCGGAACGTTTTATCAGCCGTGCCGAGTTAGCCTCCATTTTGGTCAAAACCTTTCAGCTTGATAAACGCGTTGCGGCTAGCCGTGAATCGCTGGTTCAAGTTCCTGACGTACCAACAAACCACTGGGCTTACAACGATATTCAGACCGTGCTCAAGACGGGCATTATGAGGGGTTATCGAGGCAACCTATTTTTCCCTAACCAAAATATTAACCGAGCAGAAGCCTTTTCGATTATTGCCCAAGCCTACGGTGTTTTTCAGTTTCCGGATCAAACAGTGCGGACAATTTTGGCTCGCTATCCTGATGCAAGCCAAATTCCCGGTTGGGCTCAGAAGTCAATGGCAACTGCGCTTTATGTGGGGCTAGTGAACACTGACGAACGAGGCAATATTGTGCCTGCCAATCCAATGACTCGCGGCGATATGGCCTACGCCCTCAGTCAGTATTTAAATATTCCCGAACAAGGACCAACAACTGCTTGGGAAGAAGACTCGCATCAGGAGCAGTAG
- a CDS encoding MFS transporter, whose product MPNIARQPCDEGVMRSALNPAPCKPDARPWVLVATIVGSSMAFIDGTVVNVALPALQADLRASITDVQWIVEAYSLFLAALILVGGSLGDHFGRRRVFATGITLFAIASMACGFSGDITQLILARALQGVGGAMLVPGSLAMISVSFSGDQRGRAIGTWSGFTAIASGLGPVLGGWLIENVSWRWIFFINLPLAVIVLIVLFWRVPESRDESVVGGLDGWGALLVTVGLGTTIYALIKANSLGLGHPQVLTTLAAGGLVLLGFVVVEVRGANPMMPIGLFRSRTFSGANLLTLLLYAAISGAMFFVPFNLIQVQGYSATAAGATFLPLIVIMFLLSRWSGGLVHRYGAKLPLMLGPGIAALGFALFAVPGIGGSYWLTFFPAVVVLGVGMAISVAPLTTVVLAAVESRYAGVASGINNAASQVAGLLAIALLGIVALDLFNQNLDNALATLRVPLEVQQLLDPERIKLAGAQVPAQVTGPLRAALENAIAEAFVASFRSIMLIAACLALTSALTAWLLVKDTRRSNVVAEGAG is encoded by the coding sequence ATGCCGAATATTGCCAGACAGCCCTGTGATGAAGGGGTGATGCGGTCGGCGCTCAACCCTGCGCCCTGTAAACCCGATGCTCGTCCCTGGGTGCTGGTGGCAACCATTGTTGGCTCTAGCATGGCTTTTATTGACGGCACGGTGGTCAACGTCGCGCTACCAGCCCTGCAAGCCGACTTAAGGGCCAGCATCACTGATGTGCAGTGGATTGTCGAAGCTTACTCGCTGTTTCTGGCAGCTCTGATTCTGGTGGGTGGCTCATTGGGCGATCACTTCGGGCGGCGGCGTGTCTTCGCCACTGGCATTACTCTATTTGCCATCGCCTCAATGGCCTGTGGTTTTTCTGGGGACATCACTCAGCTGATTCTGGCTCGGGCTCTGCAAGGGGTTGGTGGCGCGATGCTGGTCCCAGGCAGTTTGGCCATGATCAGCGTCTCGTTTAGTGGCGACCAACGGGGGCGAGCGATTGGCACCTGGTCAGGATTTACCGCCATCGCTTCTGGTCTGGGACCAGTTCTCGGCGGCTGGTTGATCGAAAACGTCTCTTGGCGCTGGATCTTTTTCATTAATCTCCCCCTGGCCGTGATCGTGCTGATTGTGCTGTTCTGGCGAGTGCCGGAAAGCCGAGACGAATCAGTAGTAGGGGGCCTAGATGGTTGGGGAGCCCTACTAGTAACCGTTGGCCTGGGAACAACGATCTATGCCCTGATCAAAGCCAACAGCTTGGGGCTGGGCCACCCCCAAGTGCTCACCACGCTTGCTGCTGGTGGCCTGGTGCTACTGGGTTTCGTTGTGGTAGAAGTCCGCGGCGCCAACCCAATGATGCCGATCGGACTGTTCCGCTCCCGAACCTTCAGCGGTGCCAATCTTCTGACGCTGCTGTTGTATGCAGCTATCAGTGGGGCGATGTTCTTTGTGCCCTTCAACCTGATTCAGGTGCAAGGCTATTCCGCGACGGCAGCGGGCGCGACCTTTTTGCCCCTGATCGTAATCATGTTCTTGCTGTCTCGCTGGTCGGGTGGCCTGGTTCACCGCTATGGCGCTAAGCTACCGCTGATGTTGGGACCCGGCATTGCAGCCCTGGGCTTTGCTCTGTTTGCTGTCCCTGGCATTGGCGGCAGCTACTGGCTGACTTTCTTCCCAGCGGTTGTGGTGCTCGGTGTGGGCATGGCGATTAGCGTTGCGCCACTGACAACAGTGGTCTTGGCCGCGGTGGAGAGCCGCTATGCGGGCGTTGCTTCAGGCATCAATAATGCGGCCTCACAGGTTGCGGGGCTACTTGCCATTGCGCTGCTGGGCATTGTCGCTCTAGACCTCTTCAACCAGAATCTCGACAACGCACTAGCCACGCTGAGGGTACCGCTTGAGGTACAGCAACTCCTGGACCCAGAGCGGATTAAACTGGCCGGAGCCCAGGTGCCGGCTCAGGTGACTGGGCCACTCAGGGCCGCGTTGGAGAACGCAATTGCAGAGGCTTTTGTCGCCAGCTTCCGCTCAATCATGCTCATAGCGGCCTGTCTGGCCCTTACTAGTGCCTTAACCGCCTGGCTGCTAGTGAAAGACACCAGACGCAGCAATGTGGTTGCAGAGGGCGCTGGTTAA
- a CDS encoding glycosyltransferase family 4 protein, whose product MRIAQIAPLWETVPPPAYGGSELVVSLLTDELVRRGHEVTLFASGDSTSLAKIESVHPQALRLDASIKEHPIYEMLQLGRVYEQAQEFDIIHSHIGCAALACSNLVKTPTVHTLHGVFTPDNEKLFVHARKQPYVSISNDQREPRLGLNYVATVYNGIDLDAHKFYPQPEEPPYLAFLGRISPEKGTHLAIEIAKRSGWHLKLAGKVDRVDVDYFEQEIKPLIDGEQIEYLGEANHVQKNALMGGAVATLFPITWREPFGLVMIESMAAGTPVIAMELGSASEVIAHGKTGFLCHSVEGCVDALAKVPTLSRSACREHVKQHFSVQRMVDGYEAVYRQLMAKRFAQNGHARGAAIVR is encoded by the coding sequence ATGCGGATCGCTCAGATTGCTCCATTATGGGAAACTGTGCCGCCGCCCGCCTATGGGGGAAGTGAATTAGTAGTCAGTCTACTGACCGATGAGTTAGTCCGGCGGGGACATGAGGTAACTTTATTTGCATCTGGTGATTCCACTAGCCTAGCGAAGATAGAATCTGTTCACCCTCAAGCCTTACGACTTGATGCATCAATTAAAGAACACCCAATTTACGAGATGCTGCAACTGGGGCGCGTGTATGAGCAAGCCCAGGAGTTTGATATTATTCACTCTCACATCGGCTGTGCAGCTCTAGCCTGTTCCAATTTAGTCAAAACCCCAACTGTGCACACGCTCCACGGTGTGTTTACGCCCGATAACGAAAAACTGTTTGTACATGCTCGTAAGCAACCTTATGTGAGCATCTCCAACGATCAGCGAGAGCCAAGATTAGGTTTGAACTACGTTGCAACCGTCTATAACGGCATTGACCTGGACGCTCATAAGTTCTATCCGCAGCCCGAAGAGCCGCCTTACCTTGCCTTCTTAGGCCGGATCTCGCCTGAGAAAGGAACTCACTTGGCCATTGAGATTGCTAAGCGCTCGGGTTGGCACTTGAAGCTAGCCGGTAAGGTTGACCGGGTGGATGTTGACTACTTTGAGCAAGAGATCAAACCCTTGATTGATGGGGAACAGATCGAATACCTAGGCGAAGCTAACCACGTTCAGAAGAACGCCCTAATGGGTGGTGCTGTCGCCACACTCTTTCCAATCACCTGGCGAGAGCCCTTCGGACTGGTGATGATCGAGTCGATGGCAGCCGGAACTCCTGTGATCGCGATGGAGTTGGGCTCCGCTTCTGAGGTTATTGCTCATGGCAAGACAGGCTTTTTGTGCCACAGCGTGGAGGGGTGCGTCGATGCACTTGCCAAAGTCCCTACGCTGAGCCGCTCTGCCTGCCGGGAACACGTCAAGCAACACTTCAGCGTGCAACGGATGGTCGATGGTTACGAAGCTGTCTATCGTCAGCTCATGGCAAAGCGCTTCGCTCAAAACGGGCACGCTCGCGGTGCGGCGATTGTTCGATAG